A DNA window from Doryrhamphus excisus isolate RoL2022-K1 chromosome 2, RoL_Dexc_1.0, whole genome shotgun sequence contains the following coding sequences:
- the itsn1 gene encoding intersectin-1 isoform X4 — MAQFPTTFTGPDMFLISVDERAKHDQQFHSLSPTAGGYITGDQAKNFFLQSGLPPPILAQIWALADMNSDGRMDIHEFSIAMKLIKLKLQGHPLPPTLPPSMKQPPLPLPPQSGFGMPPMAPIAPPIPGVPPLPPLPVGVSPPLVSAAPPPLPQPMANGAPPTSMMPPMSGFSHPASSVNKAPFNRSSTKLQKGPSFDAAGGPPPSSQPDWAVPQSSRLKYRQLFNSHDKMMSGHLTGPQARTILMQSSLPQGQLASIWSLSDIDQDGKLTAEEFILAMHLIDMAMSGLPLPPVLPSDYLPPTFRRVRSDSVQLDQKIVPEEAEEEAESSQEKKLPVTFEDKKRENFERGNLELEKRRQALQEQQRKEQERLAALEREEQERKERERLEQERRRQQELEKQLEKQRELERQREEERRKEIERREAAKRELERQRQLEWERQRRQELLTQRNREQESIVLLKARKKTLEFELEALNDKKTQLEGKLKDVRFRLSAQRREVEQTNQTRETRIAEITLLQQQLQDSQQWLGRLIPDKQSLSDQLKQVQQNSLHRDNLSSLQKAVEQKESSRQQLKDQLDTIERETRAKLLEIDAFNTQLKELREIHSRQQRQKQKELEGDAHALMHAHMHAASDRKSAELQESRLSSDEGLTWREDVAMSSALKAPSPASASHAWLNRVTQEEEERKRRGLEEDEDGRKAAASVEEKDDEARSKKDMQDKLSKVFSQPADPWASTEKGPVASLFEQQQPVKVVYYRALYPFDARSHDEISIAPGDVIMVDESQTGEPGWLGGELRGRTGWFPANYAERIPDSEAPISLRAAASATPTSAQQQQPISTPPPAPGPTSSSTSSTNSNWADFSTTWPSNTSSQMESEGWDAWPTSSAAQNPSLSVPSAQLRQRSAFTPATMTTGSSPSPVLGQGEKVEGLQAQALYPWRAKKDNHLNFNKNEIITVLEQQDMWWLGELQTGQRGWFPKSYVKLISVAIAPPVAASARSKNTSETTVSESPPNGKRPSPTPIKPTESGEEYVAMYTYESSEQGDLSFQQGDVVMVTRKEGDWWTGMVGGKTGVFPSNYVKPRDSNSESLGSAGKTGSLGKKPEIAQVIAPYSATGAEQLTLAPGQLILIRKKNPGGWWEGELQARGKKRQIGWFPANYVKLLSPSTSKTTPTEPTPPKLAPANTAVCQVIGMYDYVAQNDDELAFQKGQVITVLSKDDCDWWKGELNGREGLFPSNYVKLTTDTDPSTQWCADLHLLDMLSPMERKRQGYIHELIVTEENYVNDLQLVTEIFHKPLLECELLSEKEVAMIFVNWKELIMCNIKLLKALRVRKKMSGDRMPVKMIGDILTNQLPHMQPYIRFCSCQLNGATLIQQKTDDNPEIKDFLKRLAMDPRCKGMPLSSFLLKPMQRVTRYPLIIKNILENTPESHPDHSHLKAALEKAEELCSQVNEGVREKENSDRLEWIQAHVQCEGLSEVLDLGWVSVWHHIRPIAKRYLLPRVLFQQLVFNSVTNCLGPRKFLHSGKLFKAKSSKELYGFLFNDFLLLTQVTKPLGSSGSDKVFSSKTHLQYRMYKTPIFLNEVLVKLPTDPSGDEPLFHISHIDRVYTLRAESINERTAWVQKIKAASELFIETEKKKREKAYLVRSQRATGIGRLMVNIVEGIELKPCRSHGKSNPYCEVTMGSQCHITKTLQDTLNPKWNSNCQFFIKDLEQDVLCVTVFERDQFSPDDFLGRTEIRLAEIKKDQGSKGPITKRLLLHEVPTGEIVVRLDLQLFEEP, encoded by the exons ATGGCGCAGTTCCCCACCACATTCACGG GTCCAGACATGTTCCTGATCTCGGTGGATGAGCGAGCCAAACATGACCAGCAGTTTCACAGCCTCTCCCCCACAGCGGGGGGTTACATCACGG GTGATCAGGCCAAGAACTTCTTCCTCCAGTCTGGACTGCCGCCGCCCATCCTGGCCCAAATCTG GGCTCTGGCTGATATGAACAGTGACGGTCGCATGGACATCCACGAATTCTCCATTGCCATGAAACTCATCAAGCTTAAACTCCAGGGTCACCCGCTGCCCCCCACGCTACCCCCTAGTATGAAACAGCCCCCACTACCTTTACCCCCACAGAGTGGATTTG GCATGCCACCCATGGCACCCATTGCCCCTCCTATTCCCGGTGTGCCCCCGCTCCCTCCTCTACCTGTCGGGGTTTCTCCACCTCTGGTCTCGGCAGCGCCACCGCCCCTCCCTCAGCCCATGGCCAACGGTGCCCCTCCCACAAGCATGATGCCACCTATGTCGGGTTTCTCCCACCCAG CTTCCTCTGTCAACAAGGCCCCCTTTAACCGTTCCAGCACCAAGTTGCAGAAGGGGCCGTCGTTTGATGCTGCTGG CGGTCCGCCTCCTTCATCACAACCCGACTGGGCCGTTCCTCAGTCGTCAAGGCTCAAGTACAGGCAGCTCTTTAACTCCCATGACAAGATGATGAGCGGTCACCTTACAG GTCCTCAGGCGCGCACCATCCTCATGCAGTCCAGTCTTCCTCAAGGCCAGCTAGCCTCAATATG GAGTCTGTCAGACATCGACCAGGATGGGAAGTTGACTGCAGAGGAGTTTATCTTGGCTATGCACCTCATTGACATGGCCATGTCTGGCCTGCCCCTCCCCCCGGTGCTACCATCAGATTACCTACCACCTACATTCAG GCGTGTGCGAAGCGACAGCGTTCAGCTGGACCAGAAGATCGTCCCGGAGGAGGCAGAGGAAGAGGCGGAGAGTAGCCAGGAAAAGAAGCTCCCAG TGACATTTGAGGATAAGAAGCGGGAGAATTTTGAGCGAGGGAACCTGGAGTTGGAGAAGCGACGTCAGGCTCTCCAGGAGCAGCAGAGGAAAGAACAGGAGAGGCTGGCTGCCCTGGAGAGGGAAGAACAGGAGAGAAAG GAGCGTGAGAGGCTGGAGCAGGAGAGGAGACGACAACAAGAGTTGGAGAAGCAGCTGGAGAAACAGAGGGAGCTGGAGAGGCAAAGAGAGGAGGAGAGACGCAAAGAAATCGAGAGGAGAGAG GCTGCTAAGCGGGAGTTGGAGCGCCAGAGGCAGTTGGAGTGGGAGCGCCAGCGTCGCCAAGAGCTTCTCACTCAGAGGAACAGAGAGCAGGAGAGCATTGTTCTTCTTAAAGCCCGCAAGAAGACGCTGGAGTTTGAACTGGAGGCCTTG AATGACAAGAAGACCCAGTTGGAGGGCAAACTGAAGGATGTCAGGTTCCGTCTGTCGGCTCAACGGAGAGAGGTGGAGCAGACCAACCAGACGAGAGAAACACGCATTGCCGAGATCACCCTGTTGCAACAGCAGCTGCAA GACTCCCAGCAGTGGCTGGGGAGGCTGATTCCTGACAAACAAAGCCTCAGTGACCAGCTGAAACAGGTTCAACAGAACAGTTTGCATC GTGACAATCTGTCGTCCCTGCAGAAGGCTGTGGAGCAGAAAGAATCCAGCAGACAGCAACTCAAAGACCAGCTCGACACGATAGAGAGAGAAACCCGGGCCAAACTGCTGGAGATAGATGCTTTCAACACACAGCTGAAG GAGCTGAGGGAAATCCACAGCCGGCAGCAGAGACAGAAACAGAAGGAGCTGGAAGGAGACGCACACGCACTGATGCACGCTCACATGCACGCCGCGAGTGACAGGAAGTCTGCTGAGCTTCAGGAAAGCAG GCTGTCCTCGGACGAAGGTTTGACTTGGAGGGAAGATGTGGCCATGAGTTCTGCCCTGAAGGCGCCGAGCCCCGCCTCTGCGTCCCACGCCTGGCTCAACAGGGTGAcccaagaagaagaggagcGGAAAAGGAGAGGGCTGGAAGAGGATGAAGACGGTCGGAAGGCTGCGGCGTCAGTGGAGGAAAAGGACGACGAGGCCAGAAGCAAGAAGGACATGCAGGATAAACTCAGCAAGGTGTTCAGCCAGCCTGCCGACCCGTGGGCTTCCACAG AGAAGGGTCCAGTAGCAAGTCTGTTTGAGCAGCAGCAGCCAGTGAAGGTGGTCTACTACAGAGCACTGTACCCGTTTGACGCTCGCAGCCACGACGAGATCAGCATTGCGCccggtgatgtcatcatg GTGGATGAGTCTCAAACGGGTGAGCCTGGTTGGCTGGGAGGAGAGCTCAGAGGGCGGACGGGGTGGTTCCCAGCTAATTACGCCGAGCGAATACCAGACAGTGAAGCGCCAATCAGCCTGCGTGCAGCCGCTTCAGCAACTCCCACCTcagcccagcagcagcagcccatCAGCACGCCACCTCCCGCACCTGGACCGACCTCCTCATCCACATCGTCCACAAACAGCAACTGGGCCGACTTCAGCACCAC CTGGCCCTCAAATACGAGCAGCCAGATGGAAAGCGAGGGATGGGACGCGTGGCCCACCTCCTCAGCCGCTCAAAATCCATCCCTCAGCGTCCCGTCAGCGCAGCTGCGGCAGCGCTCCGCCTTCACCCCCGCCACCATGACAACCGGCTCCTCCCCCTCACCCGTGCTTGGACAGGGGGAGAAGGTGGAGGGTCTGCAGGCTCAGGCCTTGTACCCCTGGAGAGCcaagaaggacaaccatctcaaCTTCAACAAGAACGAG ATTATAACAGTGTTGGAGCAGCAGGACATGTGGTGGTTGGGAGAACTCCAGACTGGACAGAGAGGCTGGTTCCCCAAAAGCTATGTGAAGCTCATCTCTGTCGCCATAGCGCCACCAGTTGCAGCCTCAGCACGCAGCAAAAATACTAG tgaGACCACGGTGTCAGAAAGCCCCCCAAACGGAAAACGCCCCTCCCCCACTCCAATCAAGCCCACAGAGTCTGGGGAAG AGTATGTGGCCATGTACACGTATGAGAGCAGCGAGCAGGGCGACCTGAGTTTCCAGCAAGGTGATGTCGTCATGGTGACCAGGAAGGAGGGAGACTGGTGGACGGGCATGGTCGGGGGCAAGACCGGAGTCTTCCCGTCCAACTACGTCAAACCACGAGACTCCAACTCAGAG TCTTTAGGATCAGCAGGGAAGACGGGCAGCCTAGGAAAGAAACCAG AAATTGCCCAGGTCATCGCCCCCTACTCTGCGACAGGAGCGGAGCAGCTGACATTAGCGCCGGGCCAGCTCATCCTCATCAGGAAGAAGAACCCTGGGGGCTGGTGGGAGGGCGAGCTTCAG GCCCGAGGGAAAAAGCGGCAAATCGGCTGGTTTCCAGCCAATTATGTAAAGCTGCTCAGCCCCAGTACGAGCAAGACCACGCCCACTGAGCCCACACCGCCTAAACTGGCCCCTGCcaacacag CTGTGTGCCAGGTGATCGGCATGTACGACTACGTGGCTCAGAATGATGATGAACTGGCCTTCCAGAAGGGTCAGGTGATCACCGTGCTCAGTAAGGACGACTGTGATTGGTGGAAAGGCGAGCTCAACGGTCGGGAGGGTCTGTTTCCTAGCAACTATGTCAAGCTGACGACAGACACTGACCCCAGCACGCAGT GGTGCGCTGACCTCCACCTGCTGGACATGCTGAGTCCTATGGAGAGGAAGCGGCAGGGATACATCCACGAACTCATTGTCACTGAGGAGAACTACGTCAACGACCTGCAGCTTGTCACTGAG ATCTTCCACAAGCCTCTGCTGGAGTGTGAGCTGCTGAGCGAGAAGGAGGTGGCCATGATCTTCGTCAACTGGAAGGAGCTCATCATGTGCAACATCAAGCTGCTCAA GGCTCTGAGGGTGAGGAAGAAGATGTCAGGCGACCGCATGCCGGTGAAGATGATTGGCGACATCCTGACCAATCAGTTGCCGCACATGCAGCCGTACATCAG GTTCTGCTCATGTCAGCTGAATGGGGCTACGCTGATTCAGCAGAAAACGGACGACAACCCGGAAATCAAAGACTTTCTCAAG AGGTTAGCCATGGACCCTCGATGCAAGGGAATGCCTTTGTCCAGCTTCCTGCTTAAACCCATGCAAAGAGTCACACGCTACCCGCTCATCATCAAGAAC ATCTTGGAAAACACCCCAGAGTCTCATCCCGACCACAGTCACCTGAAAGCTGCTCTGGAGAAGGCTGAGGAGCTGTGCTCTCAG GTCAACGAGGGCGTGAGGGAGAAGGAGAACTCTGATCGTCTGGAGTGGATCCAGGCTCATGTTCAGTGTGAAGGCCTTTCTGAGGTTCTCGATCTTGGCTGGGTTTCTGTTTGGCACCACATTCGTCCAATAGCAAAAAGATATTTATTGCCACGTGTTCTCTTTCAGCAACTTGTCTTCAACTCGGTCACCAACTGTTTGGGTCCCAGGAAGTTCCTTCACAGCGGCAAACTTTTCAAAGCAAAAAGCAGCAAGGAGCTCTACGGCTTCCTCTTCAACGACTTCCTGCTGCTCACACAG GTGACCAAACCTTTGGGTTCTTCTGGCTCGGACAAAGTCTTCTCGTCCAAAACACACCTGCAGTACCGCATGTACAAGACG cccatCTTCCTCAACGAAGTGTTGGTGAAGCTTCCGACGGACCCTTCGGGAGACGAACCTCTCTTCCACATCTCTCACATCGACAGGGTTTACACGCTGAGAGCCGAGAGCATCAACGAGCG GACGGCGTGGGTCCAGAAGATTAAGGCGGCCTCGGAGCTCTTCATCGAGACGGAGAAGAAGAAGCGAGAGAAAGCTTATCTCG TGCGTTCCCAGAGGGCGACGGGCATCGGAAGGCTGATGGTGAACATCGTGGAGGGAATCGAGCTCAAACCGTGTCGTTCTCACG GAAAAAGTAACCCCTACTGTGAGGTGACCATGGGCTCCCAATGCCACATCACCAAAACCCTGCAG GACACGTTGAATCCCAAGTGGAACTCCAACTGTCAGTTTTTCATT
- the itsn1 gene encoding intersectin-1 isoform X3, with product MAQFPTTFTGPDMFLISVDERAKHDQQFHSLSPTAGGYITGDQAKNFFLQSGLPPPILAQIWALADMNSDGRMDIHEFSIAMKLIKLKLQGHPLPPTLPPSMKQPPLPLPPQSGFGMPPMAPIAPPIPGVPPLPPLPVGVSPPLVSAAPPPLPQPMANGAPPTSMMPPMSGFSHPASSVNKAPFNRSSTKLQKGPSFDAAGGPPPSSQPDWAVPQSSRLKYRQLFNSHDKMMSGHLTGPQARTILMQSSLPQGQLASIWSLSDIDQDGKLTAEEFILAMHLIDMAMSGLPLPPVLPSDYLPPTFRRVRSDSVQLDQKIVPEEAEEEAESSQEKKLPVTFEDKKRENFERGNLELEKRRQALQEQQRKEQERLAALEREEQERKERERLEQERRRQQELEKQLEKQRELERQREEERRKEIERREAAKRELERQRQLEWERQRRQELLTQRNREQESIVLLKARKKTLEFELEALNDKKTQLEGKLKDVRFRLSAQRREVEQTNQTRETRIAEITLLQQQLQDSQQWLGRLIPDKQSLSDQLKQVQQNSLHRDNLSSLQKAVEQKESSRQQLKDQLDTIERETRAKLLEIDAFNTQLKELREIHSRQQRQKQKELEGDAHALMHAHMHAASDRKSAELQESRLSSDEGLTWREDVAMSSALKAPSPASASHAWLNRVTQEEEERKRRGLEEDEDGRKAAASVEEKDDEARSKKDMQDKLSKVFSQPADPWASTAEKGPVASLFEQQQPVKVVYYRALYPFDARSHDEISIAPGDVIMVDESQTGEPGWLGGELRGRTGWFPANYAERIPDSEAPISLRAAASATPTSAQQQQPISTPPPAPGPTSSSTSSTNSNWADFSTTWPSNTSSQMESEGWDAWPTSSAAQNPSLSVPSAQLRQRSAFTPATMTTGSSPSPVLGQGEKVEGLQAQALYPWRAKKDNHLNFNKNEIITVLEQQDMWWLGELQTGQRGWFPKSYVKLISVAIAPPVAASARSKNTSETTVSESPPNGKRPSPTPIKPTESGEEYVAMYTYESSEQGDLSFQQGDVVMVTRKEGDWWTGMVGGKTGVFPSNYVKPRDSNSESLGSAGKTGSLGKKPEIAQVIAPYSATGAEQLTLAPGQLILIRKKNPGGWWEGELQARGKKRQIGWFPANYVKLLSPSTSKTTPTEPTPPKLAPANTAVCQVIGMYDYVAQNDDELAFQKGQVITVLSKDDCDWWKGELNGREGLFPSNYVKLTTDTDPSTQWCADLHLLDMLSPMERKRQGYIHELIVTEENYVNDLQLVTEIFHKPLLECELLSEKEVAMIFVNWKELIMCNIKLLKALRVRKKMSGDRMPVKMIGDILTNQLPHMQPYIRFCSCQLNGATLIQQKTDDNPEIKDFLKRLAMDPRCKGMPLSSFLLKPMQRVTRYPLIIKNILENTPESHPDHSHLKAALEKAEELCSQVNEGVREKENSDRLEWIQAHVQCEGLSEVLDLGWVSVWHHIRPIAKRYLLPRVLFQQLVFNSVTNCLGPRKFLHSGKLFKAKSSKELYGFLFNDFLLLTQVTKPLGSSGSDKVFSSKTHLQYRMYKTPIFLNEVLVKLPTDPSGDEPLFHISHIDRVYTLRAESINERTAWVQKIKAASELFIETEKKKREKAYLVRSQRATGIGRLMVNIVEGIELKPCRSHGKSNPYCEVTMGSQCHITKTLQDTLNPKWNSNCQFFIKDLEQDVLCVTVFERDQFSPDDFLGRTEIRLAEIKKDQGSKGPITKRLLLHEVPTGEIVVRLDLQLFEEP from the exons ATGGCGCAGTTCCCCACCACATTCACGG GTCCAGACATGTTCCTGATCTCGGTGGATGAGCGAGCCAAACATGACCAGCAGTTTCACAGCCTCTCCCCCACAGCGGGGGGTTACATCACGG GTGATCAGGCCAAGAACTTCTTCCTCCAGTCTGGACTGCCGCCGCCCATCCTGGCCCAAATCTG GGCTCTGGCTGATATGAACAGTGACGGTCGCATGGACATCCACGAATTCTCCATTGCCATGAAACTCATCAAGCTTAAACTCCAGGGTCACCCGCTGCCCCCCACGCTACCCCCTAGTATGAAACAGCCCCCACTACCTTTACCCCCACAGAGTGGATTTG GCATGCCACCCATGGCACCCATTGCCCCTCCTATTCCCGGTGTGCCCCCGCTCCCTCCTCTACCTGTCGGGGTTTCTCCACCTCTGGTCTCGGCAGCGCCACCGCCCCTCCCTCAGCCCATGGCCAACGGTGCCCCTCCCACAAGCATGATGCCACCTATGTCGGGTTTCTCCCACCCAG CTTCCTCTGTCAACAAGGCCCCCTTTAACCGTTCCAGCACCAAGTTGCAGAAGGGGCCGTCGTTTGATGCTGCTGG CGGTCCGCCTCCTTCATCACAACCCGACTGGGCCGTTCCTCAGTCGTCAAGGCTCAAGTACAGGCAGCTCTTTAACTCCCATGACAAGATGATGAGCGGTCACCTTACAG GTCCTCAGGCGCGCACCATCCTCATGCAGTCCAGTCTTCCTCAAGGCCAGCTAGCCTCAATATG GAGTCTGTCAGACATCGACCAGGATGGGAAGTTGACTGCAGAGGAGTTTATCTTGGCTATGCACCTCATTGACATGGCCATGTCTGGCCTGCCCCTCCCCCCGGTGCTACCATCAGATTACCTACCACCTACATTCAG GCGTGTGCGAAGCGACAGCGTTCAGCTGGACCAGAAGATCGTCCCGGAGGAGGCAGAGGAAGAGGCGGAGAGTAGCCAGGAAAAGAAGCTCCCAG TGACATTTGAGGATAAGAAGCGGGAGAATTTTGAGCGAGGGAACCTGGAGTTGGAGAAGCGACGTCAGGCTCTCCAGGAGCAGCAGAGGAAAGAACAGGAGAGGCTGGCTGCCCTGGAGAGGGAAGAACAGGAGAGAAAG GAGCGTGAGAGGCTGGAGCAGGAGAGGAGACGACAACAAGAGTTGGAGAAGCAGCTGGAGAAACAGAGGGAGCTGGAGAGGCAAAGAGAGGAGGAGAGACGCAAAGAAATCGAGAGGAGAGAG GCTGCTAAGCGGGAGTTGGAGCGCCAGAGGCAGTTGGAGTGGGAGCGCCAGCGTCGCCAAGAGCTTCTCACTCAGAGGAACAGAGAGCAGGAGAGCATTGTTCTTCTTAAAGCCCGCAAGAAGACGCTGGAGTTTGAACTGGAGGCCTTG AATGACAAGAAGACCCAGTTGGAGGGCAAACTGAAGGATGTCAGGTTCCGTCTGTCGGCTCAACGGAGAGAGGTGGAGCAGACCAACCAGACGAGAGAAACACGCATTGCCGAGATCACCCTGTTGCAACAGCAGCTGCAA GACTCCCAGCAGTGGCTGGGGAGGCTGATTCCTGACAAACAAAGCCTCAGTGACCAGCTGAAACAGGTTCAACAGAACAGTTTGCATC GTGACAATCTGTCGTCCCTGCAGAAGGCTGTGGAGCAGAAAGAATCCAGCAGACAGCAACTCAAAGACCAGCTCGACACGATAGAGAGAGAAACCCGGGCCAAACTGCTGGAGATAGATGCTTTCAACACACAGCTGAAG GAGCTGAGGGAAATCCACAGCCGGCAGCAGAGACAGAAACAGAAGGAGCTGGAAGGAGACGCACACGCACTGATGCACGCTCACATGCACGCCGCGAGTGACAGGAAGTCTGCTGAGCTTCAGGAAAGCAG GCTGTCCTCGGACGAAGGTTTGACTTGGAGGGAAGATGTGGCCATGAGTTCTGCCCTGAAGGCGCCGAGCCCCGCCTCTGCGTCCCACGCCTGGCTCAACAGGGTGAcccaagaagaagaggagcGGAAAAGGAGAGGGCTGGAAGAGGATGAAGACGGTCGGAAGGCTGCGGCGTCAGTGGAGGAAAAGGACGACGAGGCCAGAAGCAAGAAGGACATGCAGGATAAACTCAGCAAGGTGTTCAGCCAGCCTGCCGACCCGTGGGCTTCCACAG CAGAGAAGGGTCCAGTAGCAAGTCTGTTTGAGCAGCAGCAGCCAGTGAAGGTGGTCTACTACAGAGCACTGTACCCGTTTGACGCTCGCAGCCACGACGAGATCAGCATTGCGCccggtgatgtcatcatg GTGGATGAGTCTCAAACGGGTGAGCCTGGTTGGCTGGGAGGAGAGCTCAGAGGGCGGACGGGGTGGTTCCCAGCTAATTACGCCGAGCGAATACCAGACAGTGAAGCGCCAATCAGCCTGCGTGCAGCCGCTTCAGCAACTCCCACCTcagcccagcagcagcagcccatCAGCACGCCACCTCCCGCACCTGGACCGACCTCCTCATCCACATCGTCCACAAACAGCAACTGGGCCGACTTCAGCACCAC CTGGCCCTCAAATACGAGCAGCCAGATGGAAAGCGAGGGATGGGACGCGTGGCCCACCTCCTCAGCCGCTCAAAATCCATCCCTCAGCGTCCCGTCAGCGCAGCTGCGGCAGCGCTCCGCCTTCACCCCCGCCACCATGACAACCGGCTCCTCCCCCTCACCCGTGCTTGGACAGGGGGAGAAGGTGGAGGGTCTGCAGGCTCAGGCCTTGTACCCCTGGAGAGCcaagaaggacaaccatctcaaCTTCAACAAGAACGAG ATTATAACAGTGTTGGAGCAGCAGGACATGTGGTGGTTGGGAGAACTCCAGACTGGACAGAGAGGCTGGTTCCCCAAAAGCTATGTGAAGCTCATCTCTGTCGCCATAGCGCCACCAGTTGCAGCCTCAGCACGCAGCAAAAATACTAG tgaGACCACGGTGTCAGAAAGCCCCCCAAACGGAAAACGCCCCTCCCCCACTCCAATCAAGCCCACAGAGTCTGGGGAAG AGTATGTGGCCATGTACACGTATGAGAGCAGCGAGCAGGGCGACCTGAGTTTCCAGCAAGGTGATGTCGTCATGGTGACCAGGAAGGAGGGAGACTGGTGGACGGGCATGGTCGGGGGCAAGACCGGAGTCTTCCCGTCCAACTACGTCAAACCACGAGACTCCAACTCAGAG TCTTTAGGATCAGCAGGGAAGACGGGCAGCCTAGGAAAGAAACCAG AAATTGCCCAGGTCATCGCCCCCTACTCTGCGACAGGAGCGGAGCAGCTGACATTAGCGCCGGGCCAGCTCATCCTCATCAGGAAGAAGAACCCTGGGGGCTGGTGGGAGGGCGAGCTTCAG GCCCGAGGGAAAAAGCGGCAAATCGGCTGGTTTCCAGCCAATTATGTAAAGCTGCTCAGCCCCAGTACGAGCAAGACCACGCCCACTGAGCCCACACCGCCTAAACTGGCCCCTGCcaacacag CTGTGTGCCAGGTGATCGGCATGTACGACTACGTGGCTCAGAATGATGATGAACTGGCCTTCCAGAAGGGTCAGGTGATCACCGTGCTCAGTAAGGACGACTGTGATTGGTGGAAAGGCGAGCTCAACGGTCGGGAGGGTCTGTTTCCTAGCAACTATGTCAAGCTGACGACAGACACTGACCCCAGCACGCAGT GGTGCGCTGACCTCCACCTGCTGGACATGCTGAGTCCTATGGAGAGGAAGCGGCAGGGATACATCCACGAACTCATTGTCACTGAGGAGAACTACGTCAACGACCTGCAGCTTGTCACTGAG ATCTTCCACAAGCCTCTGCTGGAGTGTGAGCTGCTGAGCGAGAAGGAGGTGGCCATGATCTTCGTCAACTGGAAGGAGCTCATCATGTGCAACATCAAGCTGCTCAA GGCTCTGAGGGTGAGGAAGAAGATGTCAGGCGACCGCATGCCGGTGAAGATGATTGGCGACATCCTGACCAATCAGTTGCCGCACATGCAGCCGTACATCAG GTTCTGCTCATGTCAGCTGAATGGGGCTACGCTGATTCAGCAGAAAACGGACGACAACCCGGAAATCAAAGACTTTCTCAAG AGGTTAGCCATGGACCCTCGATGCAAGGGAATGCCTTTGTCCAGCTTCCTGCTTAAACCCATGCAAAGAGTCACACGCTACCCGCTCATCATCAAGAAC ATCTTGGAAAACACCCCAGAGTCTCATCCCGACCACAGTCACCTGAAAGCTGCTCTGGAGAAGGCTGAGGAGCTGTGCTCTCAG GTCAACGAGGGCGTGAGGGAGAAGGAGAACTCTGATCGTCTGGAGTGGATCCAGGCTCATGTTCAGTGTGAAGGCCTTTCTGAGGTTCTCGATCTTGGCTGGGTTTCTGTTTGGCACCACATTCGTCCAATAGCAAAAAGATATTTATTGCCACGTGTTCTCTTTCAGCAACTTGTCTTCAACTCGGTCACCAACTGTTTGGGTCCCAGGAAGTTCCTTCACAGCGGCAAACTTTTCAAAGCAAAAAGCAGCAAGGAGCTCTACGGCTTCCTCTTCAACGACTTCCTGCTGCTCACACAG GTGACCAAACCTTTGGGTTCTTCTGGCTCGGACAAAGTCTTCTCGTCCAAAACACACCTGCAGTACCGCATGTACAAGACG cccatCTTCCTCAACGAAGTGTTGGTGAAGCTTCCGACGGACCCTTCGGGAGACGAACCTCTCTTCCACATCTCTCACATCGACAGGGTTTACACGCTGAGAGCCGAGAGCATCAACGAGCG GACGGCGTGGGTCCAGAAGATTAAGGCGGCCTCGGAGCTCTTCATCGAGACGGAGAAGAAGAAGCGAGAGAAAGCTTATCTCG TGCGTTCCCAGAGGGCGACGGGCATCGGAAGGCTGATGGTGAACATCGTGGAGGGAATCGAGCTCAAACCGTGTCGTTCTCACG GAAAAAGTAACCCCTACTGTGAGGTGACCATGGGCTCCCAATGCCACATCACCAAAACCCTGCAG GACACGTTGAATCCCAAGTGGAACTCCAACTGTCAGTTTTTCATT